Within Saccharomyces paradoxus chromosome X, complete sequence, the genomic segment TTCACAGGATATAATGTGCCTACTGATATGCCATTAAGCGGCGCATCACTTTATTGGAAACTGTAAGAATAGTTGGATTATGTTTCAGcattcaattttgaaaaaaaaaatactcaTTGATAAATGCCCATTTTTGTTTGCGAGCAGCACACTCTTAGCTTTTCTAAACAGTCTAGAGCCATGACAGTAGCAATACCTTAAAGAATGACCATCGTTATCGGAGTCCTGGCGTTACAAGGTGCATTCATTGAACATGTCCGACACATAGAAAAATGCATCGTCGAAAACAAAGATCACTATacagaaaaattaactGTGATTACAGTAAGGGATAATAATCAACTAACCAAATGTGATGCGTTGATTATACCTGGAGGAGAGTCAACTGCGATGTCTCTCATCGCGGAAAGAACTGGATTTTACGACGATCTTCATGCATTCGTACATAACCCAAACAAGGTAACCTGGGGTACGTGTGCGGGTTTGATTTATCTTTCACAACAGTTATctaacgaagaaaaattggttAGGACGTTGAATTTACTGAAAGttaaagtaaaaagaaatgcatTTGGGAGACAAGCCCAGTCTTCTACCCGAATCTGCGACTTTTCAGATTTTATTCCGTACTGTGATGATTTTCCTGCTACCTTTATAAGAGCTCCAGTGATAGATGAGGTGTTGGATCCGGAAGATGTGCGGGTCCTATATAAATTACATGGGAGGGATAATGGTGGTCAGGAACTAATTGTAGCCGCTAAGCAAAAAGACAATATTCTTGCCACATCATTTCATCCGGAATTGGCAGAAAATGATTTACGGTTTCACGATTGGTTCATCAGAGAATTCGTTCTTAAAAactttaataaataaaagcgACATTTAACATAGTTATAGAGAAATAGGAAGATACCCCATGTAATATTATAAAGTAAGCATATGCGGCTATAACCCCCCAAAAGAGGGTGCATCTTATGAGCCAGATGTGTTTCACCACAAAAGacataaaaaaacaaagatgGAATTTCAGTTCGTTCTGAACTGGCCTCATTATTACAAGATATCTATCTAATCATACCCAAAAGTATTGTTGATGACtgtctttgaaaaatcatcTCCCAAAGAACTAGTATGGCTCCACGGCTTTCTAGAATACTCAGTATCCACTACCATAGCAAAACATGATAACCAGTCTAGCCTTGGAAACTGTTTATTAATGGCCTTAATTGTATCGATATGAATCAAGTCGGTATTGGATCCGACATTGTCAAGAGTAGTAGCAATTTGCAGAATGAGCCCCAAAGTGGTAATATAACCAGTCTCCGTCAAATCCTGGTGACGGATAATGGCCTCAGTTACTGCATCTGCGTAGTCCTGATTTCCGCCCGTTGCATCAATAATAAGCTCCCTTGAAAGGATGCCGCCATAGTACTCAAATGACATCTTTGTGGCTCCCATATTCTTGTTTGTAGTTGCAATGTCATGAAGCAAGCAGGTGACATACAGGACTTCCTGATCCAAGTCCCATTCTGGAAATTGATCTCTTATGATAGACACGctatattgaaaaacacGCAGAGAGTGGTTTAGAACGGGGCCAGTCAATTCTTTAGCGGCATATTCTCGAACAAGCGTAGCAATTTCACTGTTTGGAGGTGAAATCACGGTATGTGGTATGGGCGCATTCACTACTGGAATGGCCTTTTCGA encodes:
- a CDS encoding cyanamide hydratase (similar to YNL335W) — its product is MSQYGFVKVPREVEKAIPVVNAPIPHTVISPPNSEIATLVREYAAKELTGPVLNHSLRVFQYSVSIIRDQFPEWDLDQEVLYVTCLLHDIATTNKNMGATKMSFEYYGGILSRELIIDATGGNQDYADAVTEAIIRHQDLTETGYITTLGLILQIATTLDNVGSNTDLIHIDTIKAINKQFPRLDWLSCFAMVVDTEYSRKPWSHTSSLGDDFSKTVINNTFGYD